Proteins co-encoded in one Halorussus vallis genomic window:
- a CDS encoding glycosyltransferase — protein MDQTVAVAHYPEGAGHATRMLAIAQAFEDADVPVTLAGGGPGSRFIECNGYDVFRAAPVDYIGDYQQGSLGRVVTRSLPYSCKRVCDLARWLRREDPAALVTDDMFGAMAASLTGTSLYIVTHNAASYYDAAVEQVFTWLLNRYQLGAAEAFLYPAVWPPDDGDPPSVTHVPPIALDPPNCPEPDADIGVLVVPSVYSTNFDVLAETLRTEGHDVTAVGGDDWEAVPSLLPWIRAADVVVCSGYSTVMEAAVAGTPCVVYPFTDEQHGVTRVLERRGVRGFQVEHSIAHVARAVRHPPEEPRHENGVTRVADHVLGELT, from the coding sequence ATGGACCAGACGGTCGCCGTCGCACACTATCCGGAGGGTGCCGGTCACGCGACTCGCATGCTCGCGATCGCGCAGGCGTTCGAGGACGCCGACGTGCCGGTCACCCTCGCGGGCGGCGGCCCCGGTTCTCGCTTCATCGAGTGCAACGGGTACGACGTGTTCCGGGCCGCGCCGGTCGACTACATCGGCGACTACCAGCAGGGGTCGCTGGGCCGCGTGGTGACCCGGAGTCTGCCCTACAGTTGCAAGCGCGTCTGCGACCTCGCCCGTTGGCTCCGCCGGGAGGACCCCGCGGCGCTGGTCACCGACGACATGTTCGGCGCGATGGCCGCGTCGTTGACCGGCACCTCTCTCTACATCGTCACGCACAACGCCGCCTCCTACTACGACGCCGCGGTCGAGCAGGTGTTCACCTGGCTGCTGAACCGGTACCAGCTCGGGGCCGCCGAGGCGTTCCTCTATCCGGCGGTGTGGCCGCCCGACGACGGCGACCCGCCCAGCGTGACCCACGTCCCGCCCATCGCGCTCGACCCTCCAAACTGTCCCGAACCCGACGCCGACATTGGGGTGCTGGTCGTCCCCAGCGTCTACTCGACCAACTTCGACGTACTCGCCGAGACGCTCCGGACCGAAGGCCACGACGTCACGGCGGTCGGCGGCGACGACTGGGAAGCGGTGCCGTCGCTCCTGCCGTGGATTCGAGCGGCCGACGTGGTGGTCTGTTCGGGGTACTCCACCGTGATGGAGGCCGCGGTCGCGGGCACGCCCTGCGTCGTCTATCCGTTCACCGACGAGCAACACGGGGTGACCCGCGTCCTCGAACGCCGCGGCGTGCGGGGGTTCCAGGTCGAACACTCCATCGCCCACGTCGCTCGCGCGGTCCGTCACCCGCCGGAAGAACCCCGGCACGAGAACGGCGTCACCCGCGTCGCCGACCACGTTCTGGGCGAGTTGACCTGA
- a CDS encoding CHAT domain-containing protein, producing MHPQFETLAAGTGLVTIDPVESRRFVLFTADRVTPVETDVGGFVFPVSAAVAVETSRVTLPYNLPVTIRDGDGDHVADVAHETNRTFPPGTHLLELSAPIKLYLRVEGELAVTADADRVRFDFGESTRVGVGARSFHTSPVATLTVPDDPESLLRAVSTFSSALKTTTCERSWPTLRGHPPRVEIGDELAIPDGLTRPETGVIVHVPPEYEYVYPVAPLAYYLGADVVPAETPRLTTDAGLVHRLDTDRGFEDEVIRTLQRTFALDCVTRTEGYYPVALHERRLAESNPAVDLDFAALYDAPLTAQLEAYLSVPFEAVEELVPTWHRVTHVRPTSDSAELLPHVVDDLSLVRARTPADPGSPSPTERVAKEAVGAFKRSAGGRPDGGTVRSGDAAGSGEGLGPGHGEGRGVPGPGGYVPMPDIDEAIEQAWVGDGTPERGAKLVREAFEHPQGEPTDGTIDVTVVCNDEEMRAEHDTVADVYGTREVVPFDLDCRFGVETDELRDLLAADTDLFHFIGHIDGDGFECPDGVVDATTLAKTGATTALLNGCRSHDQGVALVERGTKAAVVSLADVGNRGASEVGETLARLLNHGFGTGSALELAREYTSIGRDYVVVGDPSVAIAQRSANTAMTYDIRTGSADGLEITPMVYSTRVGVVGRIVRSHLPKDETYFLRFGRLPTMTSDWKRVRHVLGDSAPLIVDGDLQWYRTFFDGR from the coding sequence ATGCACCCACAGTTCGAAACGCTCGCCGCAGGGACCGGACTGGTCACCATCGACCCCGTCGAGAGCCGGCGGTTCGTTCTGTTCACGGCCGACCGCGTGACCCCGGTCGAAACCGACGTCGGCGGCTTCGTCTTCCCTGTTTCGGCCGCTGTCGCGGTCGAAACCAGTCGAGTCACGCTCCCCTACAACCTCCCGGTCACGATCCGGGACGGCGACGGCGACCACGTCGCCGACGTCGCCCACGAGACGAACCGGACGTTTCCCCCGGGGACGCACCTCCTCGAACTGAGCGCCCCGATAAAGCTCTACCTCCGGGTCGAGGGCGAACTCGCCGTGACCGCCGACGCCGACCGGGTACGATTCGACTTCGGCGAATCGACCCGCGTCGGCGTCGGCGCGCGGTCGTTCCACACCTCGCCGGTCGCGACCCTCACCGTCCCGGACGACCCCGAGTCGCTCCTTCGGGCGGTTTCGACGTTCTCCTCGGCGCTGAAGACCACGACCTGCGAGCGGTCCTGGCCGACGCTCCGGGGCCACCCGCCTCGGGTCGAAATCGGCGACGAACTGGCGATTCCCGACGGCCTGACCAGACCGGAGACGGGCGTGATCGTCCACGTCCCACCGGAGTACGAGTACGTCTACCCCGTCGCGCCGCTGGCGTACTACCTCGGCGCGGACGTGGTGCCGGCCGAGACGCCGCGCCTGACCACCGACGCGGGACTCGTCCACCGACTCGACACCGACCGGGGGTTCGAAGACGAGGTGATTCGAACCCTGCAACGGACGTTCGCCCTCGACTGCGTGACTCGGACCGAGGGCTACTACCCCGTGGCGTTGCACGAGCGGCGCCTCGCGGAGTCGAACCCGGCCGTCGACCTCGACTTCGCCGCGCTGTACGACGCCCCGCTGACCGCGCAACTGGAGGCGTACCTGTCGGTCCCCTTCGAGGCGGTCGAGGAACTGGTGCCGACGTGGCACCGGGTCACCCACGTCCGACCGACATCCGACAGCGCGGAACTGCTCCCCCACGTCGTCGACGACCTCTCGCTCGTCCGGGCGCGGACGCCCGCCGACCCCGGTTCACCGTCGCCGACCGAGCGCGTGGCGAAGGAGGCGGTCGGCGCGTTCAAACGCTCCGCCGGGGGTCGTCCCGACGGCGGAACGGTTCGCTCGGGCGACGCAGCGGGGTCGGGAGAGGGACTCGGACCCGGCCACGGGGAGGGCCGCGGCGTCCCCGGCCCCGGCGGGTACGTTCCGATGCCCGACATCGACGAGGCCATCGAGCAGGCCTGGGTCGGCGACGGCACCCCCGAACGCGGCGCGAAACTCGTCCGGGAGGCCTTCGAACACCCGCAGGGCGAACCCACCGACGGCACCATCGACGTGACCGTCGTCTGCAACGACGAGGAGATGCGCGCGGAACACGACACCGTCGCCGACGTCTACGGGACGCGCGAGGTGGTGCCGTTCGACCTCGACTGTCGGTTCGGCGTCGAAACCGACGAGCTCCGGGACCTGCTGGCGGCCGACACCGACCTGTTCCACTTCATCGGGCACATCGACGGCGACGGGTTCGAGTGTCCGGACGGGGTCGTGGACGCTACGACGCTGGCGAAGACGGGTGCGACCACGGCGCTGTTGAACGGCTGTCGCTCGCACGACCAGGGCGTCGCGCTGGTCGAGCGGGGGACGAAGGCGGCCGTCGTGAGTTTAGCCGACGTCGGGAACCGCGGGGCGTCGGAGGTCGGGGAGACGCTTGCGAGGCTGTTGAACCACGGATTCGGAACCGGGAGCGCGCTCGAACTTGCCCGCGAGTACACCTCGATCGGCAGAGATTACGTCGTCGTCGGCGACCCCAGTGTCGCTATCGCACAGCGGTCGGCGAACACGGCGATGACCTACGACATCCGGACAGGGTCGGCCGACGGACTGGAGATAACGCCGATGGTGTATTCGACCCGCGTCGGTGTCGTCGGAAGAATCGTGCGGTCGCACCTTCCGAAAGACGAGACGTACTTCCTTCGGTTCGGTCGCCTTCCGACGATGACGAGCGATTGGAAGCGGGTCAGACACGTCTTGGGCGATTCCGCTCCGCTCATCGTCGACGGGGATTTGCAGTGGTATAGAACGTTCTTCGACGGCCGGTGA
- a CDS encoding beta-ribofuranosylaminobenzene 5'-phosphate synthase family protein: MVRVAAGARLHFGFQNLSLAHERLYGSLGTSLDTPRVVVEADPADGVRCDHDRAREYAERAVDALGVSGATVSVERTLPTHVGLGSGTQLALAVLAAVAVAHDRDPRVRERAPKLDRGGRSGVGVAAFESGGFVLDAGHPTERFTADRPARGSWSVPLVAARHDVPADWRFVVVLPDSEPGRSGDDEESSMRSVVENADPAIADDIAAVVTRRVLPAVARGDWETFGAAVAEIGRLNGAWYADEQGGTYRPPVGDVVAELGRSPAVSGAGQSSWGPAVYGVTNRGLAAEAREAAEVALAEAGVGGDVLVAEPRNEGAEIRR, translated from the coding sequence ATGGTTCGCGTCGCAGCAGGCGCCCGCCTGCACTTCGGCTTCCAGAACCTCTCGCTGGCCCACGAGCGGCTGTACGGGTCGCTCGGCACGTCCCTCGATACCCCTCGAGTGGTGGTCGAAGCCGACCCCGCCGACGGCGTCCGCTGCGACCACGACCGCGCCCGCGAGTACGCCGAGCGCGCAGTCGACGCGCTCGGCGTCTCCGGAGCGACCGTCTCGGTCGAGCGCACGCTGCCGACCCACGTCGGCCTCGGGAGCGGAACCCAGCTGGCGCTCGCGGTGCTGGCGGCCGTGGCGGTCGCGCACGACCGGGACCCCCGGGTCCGCGAGCGCGCGCCGAAACTCGACCGCGGCGGCCGGAGCGGCGTCGGCGTGGCGGCGTTCGAGTCGGGCGGGTTCGTCCTCGACGCCGGTCACCCGACCGAGCGGTTCACCGCCGACCGTCCCGCTCGGGGGTCGTGGTCGGTCCCGCTGGTCGCGGCCCGCCACGACGTGCCCGCCGACTGGCGGTTCGTCGTCGTCCTCCCCGACTCGGAACCTGGCCGGAGCGGCGACGACGAGGAGTCGAGCATGCGCTCGGTCGTCGAGAACGCCGACCCCGCCATCGCCGACGACATCGCGGCGGTCGTCACACGACGGGTGCTCCCGGCGGTCGCCCGCGGCGACTGGGAAACCTTCGGCGCCGCGGTCGCCGAGATCGGTCGGCTCAACGGCGCGTGGTACGCCGACGAGCAGGGCGGGACCTACCGCCCGCCCGTCGGCGACGTGGTCGCGGAACTCGGTCGGTCGCCGGCCGTCTCCGGGGCCGGCCAGTCGTCGTGGGGGCCGGCGGTCTACGGCGTGACCAACCGCGGCCTCGCGGCCGAGGCCCGCGAGGCCGCGGAGGTCGCGCTCGCCGAGGCGGGCGTCGGCGGCGACGTGCTGGTCGCCGAACCGCGGAACGAAGGCGCGGAGATTCGACGGTAG
- the ilvD gene encoding dihydroxy-acid dehydratase, protein MTEKDERLRSTEVTEGVERAPHRAMFRAMGYDDEDLSSPMVGVANPAADVTPCNVHLDDVASAAYDGVDDAGGMPIEFGTITVSDAISMGTEGMRASLISREVIADSVELVAFGERMDGLVTVAGCDKNLPGMMMAAIRTDLPTVFLYGGSILPGEHEGREVTVQNVFEGVGAVAEGSMSEDELDDLERHACPGAGSCGGMFTANTMAAISEALGLAPLGSSGAPAEYEERYEIAEESGGLVLDCIAEDRKPSDLLEKRSFENAIALQVAIGGSTNGVLHLLALAAEAGVDLSIEEFDEISRRTPKIANLQPGGTKTMLDLYEQGGVPVVIRRLVDAGLFDGDAKTVTGRTIAEELAELDLPADDAIDAEFIRPVADPFHEEGAIKILTGNLAPDGAVLKVTGEDNFHHEGPARVFESEEDAMKYVQEGRIESGDVIVIRNEGPRGGPGMREMLGVTAAVVGAGHEDDVALLTDGRFSGATRGPMIGHVAPESFVGGPIGALEDGDRVTVDIADRTLAVDLDDDEIESRLDARESPEPAYDNGVLAKYGATFGSAANGAVTNPGAKRE, encoded by the coding sequence ATGACCGAGAAGGACGAGCGACTCCGCAGCACCGAAGTCACCGAAGGGGTCGAGCGCGCGCCCCACAGGGCGATGTTCCGCGCGATGGGCTACGACGACGAGGACCTCTCCTCGCCGATGGTCGGCGTGGCGAACCCCGCCGCCGACGTGACGCCGTGTAACGTCCACTTGGACGACGTCGCCTCGGCGGCCTACGACGGCGTGGACGACGCGGGCGGAATGCCCATCGAGTTCGGCACCATCACCGTCTCGGACGCCATCTCGATGGGGACCGAGGGGATGCGCGCCTCGCTCATCTCCCGAGAGGTCATCGCCGACTCGGTGGAACTGGTGGCGTTCGGCGAGCGCATGGACGGCCTCGTCACCGTCGCGGGTTGCGACAAGAACCTCCCGGGGATGATGATGGCGGCGATTCGAACCGACCTCCCGACCGTCTTCCTCTACGGCGGTTCCATCCTGCCCGGCGAACACGAGGGCCGGGAGGTCACGGTCCAGAACGTCTTCGAGGGCGTCGGCGCGGTCGCCGAAGGGTCGATGTCCGAGGACGAACTCGACGACCTCGAACGCCACGCCTGTCCGGGCGCGGGGTCGTGCGGCGGGATGTTCACCGCGAACACGATGGCCGCCATCTCAGAGGCGCTCGGCCTCGCTCCCTTGGGCAGTTCCGGCGCGCCCGCCGAGTACGAGGAGCGCTACGAAATCGCCGAGGAGTCGGGCGGACTCGTCCTCGACTGCATCGCTGAGGACCGCAAGCCCTCCGACCTGCTCGAGAAGCGCTCGTTCGAGAACGCCATCGCGCTCCAGGTCGCCATCGGCGGGTCGACCAACGGCGTGCTCCACCTGCTGGCGCTGGCCGCGGAGGCCGGCGTCGACCTCTCCATCGAGGAGTTCGACGAGATCTCCCGGCGCACGCCCAAGATCGCCAACCTCCAGCCCGGCGGGACGAAGACGATGCTCGACCTCTACGAGCAGGGCGGCGTGCCGGTCGTGATCCGCCGTCTCGTCGACGCCGGCCTGTTCGACGGCGACGCGAAGACCGTGACCGGTCGGACGATAGCCGAAGAGCTGGCGGAGCTCGACCTCCCCGCGGACGACGCCATCGACGCGGAGTTTATCCGGCCCGTCGCCGACCCGTTCCACGAGGAGGGCGCCATCAAGATTCTCACCGGCAACCTCGCACCCGACGGCGCGGTGTTGAAGGTCACCGGCGAGGACAACTTCCATCACGAGGGTCCCGCCCGGGTGTTCGAGAGCGAGGAGGACGCCATGAAGTACGTCCAGGAGGGCCGAATCGAGTCGGGCGACGTCATCGTCATCCGCAACGAGGGACCCCGCGGCGGACCGGGCATGCGCGAGATGCTCGGGGTCACGGCCGCGGTCGTGGGCGCGGGCCACGAGGACGACGTGGCGCTGCTGACCGACGGCCGGTTCTCGGGGGCGACCCGGGGCCCGATGATTGGCCACGTCGCGCCCGAGTCGTTCGTCGGCGGCCCCATCGGCGCTCTCGAAGACGGCGACCGCGTGACCGTCGACATCGCCGACCGCACCCTGGCGGTCGACCTCGACGACGACGAGATCGAGTCTCGACTCGACGCGCGCGAGAGCCCCGAACCCGCGTACGACAACGGCGTGCTGGCGAAGTACGGCGCGACGTTCGGGTCGGCCGCGAACGGCGCGGTCACCAACCCGGGCGCCAAGCGCGAGTGA
- a CDS encoding HalOD1 output domain-containing protein: MKNSDPRTDDVVQVEHTDDRPLGVTVSGAIAEAKGVSALDLPRPLAEYVDVDALEALFRDTGSQSAVSVRFSAYGATVVVDGERNVSVSVES, translated from the coding sequence ATGAAGAATTCAGACCCCCGAACGGACGACGTAGTACAGGTCGAACACACCGACGACAGACCGCTCGGTGTCACCGTGAGCGGCGCCATCGCGGAGGCGAAAGGCGTCTCCGCGCTCGACTTGCCGCGCCCGCTCGCCGAGTACGTCGACGTCGACGCGCTGGAGGCACTCTTCCGCGATACGGGGTCCCAGAGCGCCGTCTCGGTGCGGTTCTCGGCCTACGGCGCGACCGTCGTCGTCGACGGCGAGCGGAACGTGAGCGTCTCCGTCGAGTCGTAG
- a CDS encoding RAD55 family ATPase, whose product MDRIPFGVSQLDAIIGGGAPPGSVVVLAGEAGAGAREFCYTSATVNALAHADPDQFELHYGDVDDRAAVPDEIHYVSFTASGDELRREIEYTMSDELVESAVEAVSFEDLSQEYFQLSAIPREWYTSRTQSITDLGQGSDRRGVLEALGSYLTEHAAGNLVLLDSLTDLARAPTEHLDWSDISLLVKGLQKASRDWNGLILVLVNQDALTDEEMGSLMGAADGTIAFEWETGGNERDRVMFVREFRGVLSRIEQEDIVRFETEIHEGGFDVSNVRKIR is encoded by the coding sequence ATGGACAGGATCCCGTTCGGCGTCTCGCAGCTCGACGCCATCATCGGCGGCGGCGCGCCCCCCGGGAGCGTCGTCGTGCTGGCGGGCGAGGCCGGCGCGGGCGCCCGAGAGTTCTGCTACACGTCGGCGACCGTCAACGCCCTGGCGCACGCCGACCCCGACCAGTTCGAACTCCACTACGGCGACGTCGACGACCGCGCGGCGGTTCCCGACGAGATTCACTACGTCTCGTTCACGGCCAGCGGCGACGAACTCCGCCGAGAGATCGAGTACACGATGAGCGACGAACTGGTCGAATCGGCCGTCGAGGCCGTCTCCTTCGAGGACCTCAGCCAGGAGTACTTCCAGTTGTCGGCGATTCCGCGCGAGTGGTACACCAGCCGAACCCAGTCGATAACCGACCTCGGACAGGGGAGCGACCGGCGCGGAGTGCTGGAGGCGCTGGGGAGCTACCTGACCGAGCACGCGGCGGGGAACCTCGTCCTGCTGGACTCGCTGACCGACCTTGCACGCGCGCCGACCGAACACCTCGACTGGAGCGACATCTCGCTGCTCGTCAAGGGCCTCCAGAAGGCCTCCCGGGACTGGAACGGGCTCATCCTCGTGCTGGTCAACCAGGACGCGTTGACCGACGAGGAGATGGGGAGCCTGATGGGCGCGGCCGACGGCACCATCGCCTTCGAGTGGGAGACCGGCGGCAACGAGCGCGACCGAGTGATGTTCGTCCGGGAGTTCCGCGGGGTGCTCTCGCGAATCGAGCAGGAGGACATCGTCCGCTTCGAGACCGAGATTCACGAGGGTGGCTTCGACGTGAGTAACGTCCGCAAGATTCGGTAG
- a CDS encoding DUF7504 family protein has translation MSDGGVRYRSEQAGGEDDGPAESPEDDFSDFLGLLHELKVDGCNILVVGDARRELFTRASTSLLGDASAHRYRVLAVTDASSRSVADRLPAPETTPQPLSTTTKLVSHAAPPRSLSADADADVRSALADIPEAHVADPELTGLRDELVDGMARFERRADGGLRPAELRVGLDSLSALLDRYDREVVRDCVDRVTARARAYDAMAHYVLPEPYGGDRVQSLVDGFDAVIELRSVDPAGRGHDAEERWHVPDRDLTMDWLPL, from the coding sequence ATGAGCGATGGTGGAGTGCGATACCGAAGCGAGCAGGCCGGCGGCGAGGACGACGGGCCTGCCGAGTCGCCCGAGGACGACTTCTCGGACTTCCTCGGACTCCTCCACGAACTCAAAGTAGACGGTTGCAACATCCTCGTCGTGGGCGACGCGCGTCGCGAACTGTTCACGCGGGCGAGCACGAGCCTCCTCGGCGACGCGAGCGCGCACCGCTACCGCGTCCTCGCGGTCACCGACGCGAGTTCCCGGAGCGTCGCCGACCGCTTGCCCGCGCCGGAAACGACGCCTCAGCCGCTGTCGACGACGACGAAGCTGGTGAGCCACGCCGCGCCGCCGCGGTCGCTCTCGGCCGACGCCGACGCCGACGTCCGGTCGGCGCTCGCCGACATTCCGGAGGCCCACGTCGCCGACCCCGAACTCACGGGCCTCCGGGACGAACTGGTCGACGGGATGGCAAGGTTCGAGCGGCGGGCTGACGGCGGTCTCCGACCGGCGGAGTTACGGGTCGGCCTCGACTCGCTGTCGGCGCTGCTCGACCGCTACGACCGCGAGGTCGTCCGCGACTGCGTCGACCGGGTCACCGCGCGCGCTCGGGCCTACGACGCGATGGCGCACTACGTTCTTCCCGAACCGTACGGCGGCGACCGCGTCCAGTCGCTCGTCGACGGGTTCGACGCCGTCATCGAACTCCGGAGCGTCGACCCCGCGGGCCGGGGCCACGACGCCGAGGAACGGTGGCACGTCCCCGACCGCGACCTGACGATGGACTGGCTTCCGCTGTGA
- a CDS encoding DUF7503 family protein, whose protein sequence is MSGTNRLTGWLAENPKLMGALWMVLLVLGACGNASAGGGVAIVGP, encoded by the coding sequence ATGTCCGGTACGAACCGACTCACGGGATGGCTCGCAGAGAATCCGAAACTGATGGGCGCGCTCTGGATGGTGCTTCTCGTCCTCGGCGCGTGCGGAAACGCGTCGGCGGGTGGCGGCGTCGCTATCGTCGGACCGTAG
- a CDS encoding COX15/CtaA family protein — translation MARFRHLAAATTALTFALILLGVYTAAMGAGLSCSAQWPFCDGGLLPQTFPSFVEWFHRLVAMVTGFFIIGTAVGAWKYHAESRIRWAATAALVVTPVQVLLGGATVLAYTPAVQVAHHAAALVIFAALVATTLWSYDAERSPDARTADSAAGYPSDD, via the coding sequence ATGGCTCGCTTCCGTCACCTCGCGGCCGCGACCACGGCCCTGACGTTCGCGCTCATCCTGCTCGGCGTCTACACCGCCGCGATGGGTGCGGGCCTGTCGTGTTCGGCCCAGTGGCCGTTCTGCGACGGCGGCCTGCTCCCCCAGACGTTCCCGAGTTTCGTCGAGTGGTTCCACCGCCTGGTCGCGATGGTGACCGGCTTCTTCATCATCGGCACCGCGGTCGGCGCGTGGAAGTACCACGCCGAGTCCCGGATTCGGTGGGCCGCGACGGCGGCGCTCGTGGTCACGCCGGTCCAGGTGCTGCTCGGCGGCGCGACGGTGCTCGCGTACACGCCGGCCGTGCAGGTCGCCCACCACGCCGCCGCGCTGGTCATCTTCGCGGCGCTCGTGGCGACGACGCTGTGGTCCTACGACGCCGAGCGCTCGCCCGACGCCCGCACGGCCGACTCGGCCGCCGGCTATCCGAGTGACGACTGA